The Herbiconiux sp. A18JL235 region GGTCGGCAGGCCCGAGCTCGCCGACGACCTGCGCCGGCTGGCCGCCGTGCGCGAGGTGCTCGGCCCGGAGCGGGCGCTCATGATCGACGCGAACCAGCGGTGGGACCTCGAGACGGCGACCCTCGCCGCCCGGGCGGTCGCCGAGTACGACGTGCGCTGGCTCGAGGAGCCGCTGCGCGCCGACGATCTCGCCGGGCACGCCGAGCTGCGCCGCCGCAGCCCCGTGCCGATCGCGCTCGGGGAGAACCTGCACACCCGGTATCGCTTCCGCGACTTCATCGACGCGGGTGCCGTCGACGTCGTGCAGCCCAACGTCGTGAGGGTCGGTGGCATCACGCCGTTCCTCGAGATCGCCGCGCTCGCACGCTCGCGGGGTGTCGAGCTCGCACCGCACCTGCTGCCCGAGCTCTCGGCCCAGCTCGCGTTCACGCTGCCCGAGGCGCCCTGGGTCGAAGACGTCGAAGACGCCGGCTTCGGGCAGCTCGGCGCGCTGGTCGAGCCGAGCGGGGTGGAGATCGCCCGCGGATGGGCGACGGGCGGGCCGCGGCTCGGGCTCGGCATCCGATTTCACAGTGAGGAGTCCCCATGACCACGACCGAGACCTCCCCTGCCTCGACTGAGGTGCGTCGCCGCGCGTCGGAGGCCGAGCGCGCGTTCTCCGTCACCGCCGCATCCTCCCCCGAGACGCGTGTCGCGTGGCTGCAGGCCGTCGCCGACGCGCTCGACGCGCACGCCGACGAGCTCGTGGCGGTCGCCGACCGGGAGACGGCGCTCGGCGCCGGCCGGCTGCGCGGCGAGGTGGCGCGCACCACGGGGCAGCTGCGCCTGTTCGCCGACGTCGTGACCGAGGGCTCGTACCTCGAGGCGGTCATCGACCATGCGGTGCCCTCGGCCGCTCCGCCCCGGCCCGACCTGAGGCGCATGCTGAGGCCGATCGGGCCGGTGGCGGTGTTCGCCGCTTCGAACTTCCCGTTCGCGTTCTCGGTGGCCGGGGGCGACACCGCGTCGGCCCTCGCCGTGGGGTGCCCGGTGATCGTGAAGGCGCACCCCGGGCATCCGGAGCTCTCCCGGCGCACGGGGTCTCTCGTCGCCTCGGCGCTGCGCGGAGCGGGGGCGCCGGGGGGTGTGTTCGCCCTCGTCGAGGGCTATGAGGCCGGGCCGGCGCTGGTCGACGACCCGGCCATCCGGGCTGTCGCCTTCACCGGTTCTCTGGCAGGAGGGCGGGCGCTGCACGACCGTGCCGCCCGGCGACCATCGCCCATCCCGTTCTTCGGGGAACTCGGCAGCCTGAACCCGGTGGTCGTCACACCGGGCGCCGACGCCGCCACCGGAGCCCGGCTCGCGGAGGAGCTCGCCGGCTCGTTCCAGCTGGGGGCCGGGCAGTTCTGCACCAAGCCGGGCGTGGTGTTCGTGCCCGAGGGCTCGGTGCTGGAAGAGGCCCTGCCGCAGCACGTGGGCGGAGGCGCGGCGGCGCTGCTGACCCCCTCGATCGCCACCGGGTTCGACGAGGGGGTGCGACGGCTGGCAGCCACCGAGGGCGTCTCCGTCGTCGCGGGTCGCCTCGACGCGCTCGGCCCGGATGCCGTAGCCGACGAGGGCGCGCGCCCCGTGGTTCTCGCCGTCGACGCCTCGACCCTGGCCGAGCGGCCCGACGACATCCTCACCGAGGTCTTCGGCCCGGTCACCGTGCTCGTGCGCTACACCGGAGACGCCGGTGGCGACGACCTCACCCACGCGCTCGACGCGCTCGAGGGGAGTCTCACCGCGACACTGCACGCCGCGCCGGGCGAGCCGGTCGAGCCCGTTCTCCGCCGCCTCGAGACCCTCGCCGGGCGGGTGCTGTTCGAGGGGTGGCCCACCGGGGTCGCGGTGAACTGGGCGCAGCACCACGGTGGCCCGTGGCCCGCGACGACGTCGGCGCACACCTCCGTGGGGGCGACGGCGGTGCGCCGCTTCCTCCGCCCGATCGCGTACCAGAGCGCGCCGGCCGGCTCGCTGCCCGAGGCGCTGCGCGACGACAACCCCCTCCGCATCCCGCGTCGGGTCGACGGCGAACTCGTGCTGCCGTGACGGCGGGTGCCGCTCTCACCGGCGCGGATCTCGCCGCCACGATCGCCGGCGCCCTCGACCTCGAGCTGTCCGACGACGGGGTGAGGCCCTGGCGTCTCCCACCCGCAGCGCGCCGCTACGCCCCACCGGCGCTAGCCCTCATGGCGGAGTTCTGCGCCGGCGTCCACCTCCGGATGCTCACCGCGGCTCCCACGATCACGCTCGAGGTCACGGTGACCCGCCTGCAGCAGCGCGGTGCCTCCGCGGCGCCGGCGGTCGCCCCCTTCGTCGCCGTGGTCGACGGCCGCCCGAGCGACCGTGTGGACGTGGACGAAGGCGTGCTGGTGCGCGAGCACGACGATCGCTCGCTCCATCGCGAGGACGGTGCGCGCAGCATCGTCGCGCTCCGGCTCTCCGAGGCGACGGCGCCTGCGCCGCGGCTCGTCGAGGTGTGGCTGCCCGCCGATGCCGGCGTGGTCCTGCACTCGGTGGGTGCAGCATCCGCTCTGCTGCCGGCACCGGTCGACGAGCGCCCGCGCTGGCTGCACTACGGCAGCTCGATCAGTCACGGCGGGTCGGCGGGCACGCCGCTCGGCACCTGGCCGAGGCTGGCCGCCGCCCGGCTGGGGGTGGTCGGCGTCAACCTCGGGTTCGGCGGCAACGCCCTGCTCGACCCCGCCGTCGCGCGCGCCCTCGCCGCCGAGCCCGCCGCGGCGATCACGCTCGAGGTCGGCATCAACATCGTCGGAGCCGACGCGATGCGCGAGCGCGTCTTCGTGCCCGTGCTGCACGGCTTCCTCGACACCCTGCGCGAGGGCCACCCCACCACCCCGATCGGCATCGTCACCGCGTTCGCCTGCCCCGCCGTCGAGACGACGCCCGGCCCCATCCGCGCGGGCGACGACGGGCGGGCGACCGGCACGCCGCGCGAGGTACGCCCCGGCGACGGCACCCTCACCCTCGCTCGCACGCGAGACCTCATCGAGCACGTCGTCGCGCGGCGCGCGCCCTCCGATCCGGCCCTCCACCTCATCGACGGCCTGTCGCTCCTCGGCACCGACGAGCACCACCACCTGCCC contains the following coding sequences:
- a CDS encoding mandelate racemase/muconate lactonizing enzyme family protein encodes the protein MTAPRLASAEVRLHTIPLRRPWGSDVVDVRVITVDVVDSDGCAGHGFTWTPTIGGRAVLALLHDDIIPFAIGREIGPALWQECWERIHEAGGGGVTTIALAGLDLALWDLRARRENVSLPELLGRRHERVPAYGSGVNLHYSDEELVAQVERWVASGFDGVKIKVGRPELADDLRRLAAVREVLGPERALMIDANQRWDLETATLAARAVAEYDVRWLEEPLRADDLAGHAELRRRSPVPIALGENLHTRYRFRDFIDAGAVDVVQPNVVRVGGITPFLEIAALARSRGVELAPHLLPELSAQLAFTLPEAPWVEDVEDAGFGQLGALVEPSGVEIARGWATGGPRLGLGIRFHSEESP
- a CDS encoding aldehyde dehydrogenase (NADP(+)), translated to MTTTETSPASTEVRRRASEAERAFSVTAASSPETRVAWLQAVADALDAHADELVAVADRETALGAGRLRGEVARTTGQLRLFADVVTEGSYLEAVIDHAVPSAAPPRPDLRRMLRPIGPVAVFAASNFPFAFSVAGGDTASALAVGCPVIVKAHPGHPELSRRTGSLVASALRGAGAPGGVFALVEGYEAGPALVDDPAIRAVAFTGSLAGGRALHDRAARRPSPIPFFGELGSLNPVVVTPGADAATGARLAEELAGSFQLGAGQFCTKPGVVFVPEGSVLEEALPQHVGGGAAALLTPSIATGFDEGVRRLAATEGVSVVAGRLDALGPDAVADEGARPVVLAVDASTLAERPDDILTEVFGPVTVLVRYTGDAGGDDLTHALDALEGSLTATLHAAPGEPVEPVLRRLETLAGRVLFEGWPTGVAVNWAQHHGGPWPATTSAHTSVGATAVRRFLRPIAYQSAPAGSLPEALRDDNPLRIPRRVDGELVLP
- a CDS encoding GDSL-type esterase/lipase family protein encodes the protein MTAGAALTGADLAATIAGALDLELSDDGVRPWRLPPAARRYAPPALALMAEFCAGVHLRMLTAAPTITLEVTVTRLQQRGASAAPAVAPFVAVVDGRPSDRVDVDEGVLVREHDDRSLHREDGARSIVALRLSEATAPAPRLVEVWLPADAGVVLHSVGAASALLPAPVDERPRWLHYGSSISHGGSAGTPLGTWPRLAAARLGVVGVNLGFGGNALLDPAVARALAAEPAAAITLEVGINIVGADAMRERVFVPVLHGFLDTLREGHPTTPIGIVTAFACPAVETTPGPIRAGDDGRATGTPREVRPGDGTLTLARTRDLIEHVVARRAPSDPALHLIDGLSLLGTDEHHHLPDGLHPDPAGHALIAARFAVQASAGGAGSAAGRVFAGLRLAP